The Miscanthus floridulus cultivar M001 chromosome 7, ASM1932011v1, whole genome shotgun sequence genome includes a region encoding these proteins:
- the LOC136465589 gene encoding intermembrane lipid transfer protein VPS13-like has protein sequence MFEGHVLYLLRKYLGEYVEGLSVEALRISVWKGDVVLKDLKLKAEALNSLRLPVTVKAGFVGTITLKVPWKSLGKEPVIVLIDRLFVLAHPAPDGQTLKEEDREKLFEAKLQQIEAAEAATVEATSRNSRGGPVPGGNSWLYNLISTIIGNLKVTISNVHIRYDDSVSNSGHPFASGFTLSKLAAVTVDEDGNETFDAGVALDKLRKSVELHRLAIYHDSGSNPWKLDKKWEALNPTEWSEIFQDGIDDRSGNSIWAVNRNYLVSPINGTLKYKRLGKNERGDPDTPLEKASLVLSDVSLTVTEAQYYDGIKLLETFSRFRTRVDVSHLRPVVPVKEDRRAWWRYAVLAGLRQKKLCYWFSWERTRRLCQLRRRYVQLYATLLQQAPKVDISEIREIEKILDMKVIILWRLLAHAKVETVKSKETLHRKGAPKKRWWPFGWNTTGLPSEEATHPEPQLDEEEQLTKEEWQAINKLLSYQPDEDLSFPLEKVSPNAIRFMMDVSIGQAGARIINIDGTEVLCGRFEQLQVATKLYPKSTSCDVTLKYCGLSSPEGSLAQSVVSEGKSNALDISFVRAPIGMDLDWQLMAKISPCHVTVLKESYERFMEFIKRSNAVSPTVTMETATALQLKLEQVTRRAQEQLQLVLEEQSRFGLDIDLDAPKVRIPLTANQPSLVNEYFVLDFGHFTLHTRDGRHDEERQSLYSGFYITGRDMAAFLICDLAQDIYSIPESLDQDTLLGHTSDDNQFSSLLDRCGMSVIIEQTGYCIIQQC, from the exons ATGTTCGAGGGCCAC GTGCTGTATCTGCTACGCAAATATTTGGGTGAATATGTTGAAGGGCTTTCTGTTGAAGCTCTCAGAATAAGTGTATGGAAAG GTGATGTTGTTCTAAAAGACTTAAAACTTAAGGCTGAAGCCCTGAATTCTCTCCGACTTCCAGTGACAGTGAAAGCTGGGTTTGTTGGCACCATAACATTAAAG GTCCCATGGAAGAGCCTTGGTAAAGAACCAGTTATTGTCCTTATTGATCGtctctttgttcttgctcatccTGCTCCTGATGGACAGACTCTCAag GAAGAAGATAGAGAAAAACTTTTTGAAGCCAAGCTTCAGCAGATTGAG GCTGCAGAGGCAGCAACTGTTGAAGCAACAAGTAGGAACTCAAGAGGAGGACCT GTACCAGGTGGAAATTCATGGTTATACAATTTGATATCTACAATTATTGGTAATCTTAAAGTCACCATCAGTAATGTACACATCAGATATGATGATTCTGTCAG CAATTCTGGGCACCCATTCGCGTCTGGTTTCACATTATCAAAACTTGCAGCCGTTACGGTGGATGAGGATGGTAATGAAACATTTGATGCAGGTGTAGCCCTAGATAAGCTGCGGAAG TCTGTTGAACTGCATAGGCTGGCCATCTACCATGACTCGGGCAGTAATCCTTGGAAGCTTGATAAAAAATGGGAAGCTCTCAATCCTACTGAATGGAGTGAG ATATTTCAAGATGGCATTGATGATCGCTCTGGAAATTCCATCTGGGCAGTAAACCGGAACTACCTGGTCTCGCCTATAAATGGAACCCTTAAATATAAACGACTTGGGAAGAATGAAAGAGGGGATCCAGATACCCCATTGGAGAAAGCCTCACTTGTCCTCAGTGATGTTTCTTTAACTGTAACTGAG GCACAGTATTATGATGGCATCAAACTGTTGGAAACATTTTCGAGGTTTAGAACACGTGTTGATGTGTCTCATTTACGGCCTGTTGTACCAGTAAAGGAGGATCGTCGTGCTTGGTGGCGTTATGCTGTGCTGGCTGGTCTGCGACAAAAGAAACTATG CTATTGGTTCTCATGGGAGAGAACTAGGCGCCTCTGCCAGCTTCGACGCCGTTATGTTCAATTGTATGCCACCCTTTTGCAACAAGCACCAAAAGTTGATATTTCTGAAATTCGAGAGATAGAGAAAATTCTAGACATGAAGGTCATAATACTTTGGAG GTTGCTGGCTCATGCTAAGGTTGAAACAGTGAAATCAAAGGAGACGCTACATAGAAAAGGGGCCCCAAAGAAAAGATGGTGGCCTTTTGGATG GAACACGACTGGTTTACCTTCTGAAGAAGCTACACACCCAGAACCACAGTTAGATGAAGAGGAGCAACTGACTAAAGAAGAGTGGCAGGCTATTAATAAGCTGTTGAGTTACCAACCAGATGAAGATCTGTCTTTCCCCCTCGAGAAGGTTTCCCCAAATGCGATTCGATTTATGATGGATGTATCCATTGGCCAGGCTGGTGCAAGGATCATCAATATTGATGGAACTGAGGTTTTATGTGGTAGATTTGAGCAGCTTCAGGTTGCCACTAAGTTGTATCCCAAGAGCACAAGCTGTGATGTAACTTTGAAATATTGTGGTCTATCTTCTCCAGAAGGTTCTCTTGCTCAG AGTGTCGTCAGTGAGGGGAAGAGTAATGCTCTTGATATTAGTTTTGTGCGAGCACCAATTGGTATGGACCTTGATTGGCAGCTCATGGCAAAGATATCACCATGCCATGTTACG GTTCTGAAGGAGAGTTATGAACGATTTATGGAGTTCATTAAGCGAAGCAACGCCGTTAGTCCAACAGTAACTATGGAAACAGCAACTGCTCTACAG TTGAAGTTGGAGCAGGTCACACGCAGGGCTCAGGAGCAGCTTCAGCTGGTGTTAGAGGAACAAAGCAG ATTTGGACTTGATATTGATCTGGATGCACCAAAAGTTAGGATTCCCTTGACTGCTAATCAACCTTCGCTGGTCAATGAGTACTTTGTTCTTGATTTTGGCCATTTTACATTGCATACAAGA GATGGTAGGCATGATGAAGAAAGACAGAGTCTGTATTCAGGCTTTTATATTACTGGGAGGGATATGGCTGCTTTCCTTATTTGTGATTTAGCTCAGGACATATACTCAATACCTGAAAGTTTAGATCAAGATACCCTCCTTGGTCATACCTCTGATGATAATCAGTTCAGTTCTCTTCTTGATCGCTGTGGAATGTCAGTGATAATTGAGCAG ACTGGGTATTGTATTATTCAGCAATGCTGA